A genomic region of Homalodisca vitripennis isolate AUS2020 chromosome 5, UT_GWSS_2.1, whole genome shotgun sequence contains the following coding sequences:
- the LOC124362275 gene encoding uncharacterized protein LOC124362275 isoform X1 → MKSTPILALQMEAAVPNLQTRRKMLTERLVFKVLSEPNHPVYVNLKYLSMAANHHEYWAKKTTPLYIKSVSTVERIVIQTCVKETRLIDSLEKPITMLDLNLCCRVDINRMENPKSEIPPETLKKLFIEQINEEFSDYIKIYTDGSRNAEGSGAAVLLQGSESFSE, encoded by the exons ATGAAGTCAACCCCAATTTTAGCTCTTCAAATGGAAGCAGCAGTACCCAACTTGCagaccagaaggaaaatgttaaCTGAAAGACTAGTTTTCAAAGTACTGTCTGAACCTAACCATCcagtttatgtaaatttaaagtatttaagtatgGCAGCAAATCATCACGAATACTGGGCCAAGAAGACCACACCACTGTATATAAAATCAGTAAGTACTGTAGAAAGGATAGTAATCCAAACCTGTGTCAAAGAAACTAGACTAATTGACAGTCTGGAGAAGCCAATTACTATGCTGGATTTAAACTTATGTTGCAGGGTAGATATTAATCGGATGGAAAATCCAAAATCCGAAATTCCTCCTGAAacactcaaaaaattatttatagaacaaataaatgAGGAATTTTCAGActacataaaaatttacacaGATGGATCGAGAAACGCAGAGGGTTCTGGAGCAGCtgtattattacaag GGTCTGAATCCTTTTCGGAGTAG
- the LOC124362275 gene encoding uncharacterized protein LOC124362275 isoform X2, with product MKSTPILALQMEAAVPNLQTRRKMLTERLVFKVLSEPNHPVYVNLKYLSMAANHHEYWAKKTTPLYIKSGRY from the exons ATGAAGTCAACCCCAATTTTAGCTCTTCAAATGGAAGCAGCAGTACCCAACTTGCagaccagaaggaaaatgttaaCTGAAAGACTAGTTTTCAAAGTACTGTCTGAACCTAACCATCcagtttatgtaaatttaaagtatttaagtatgGCAGCAAATCATCACGAATACTGGGCCAAGAAGACCACACCACTGTATATAAAATCA GGTAGATATTAA